Genomic window (Geoalkalibacter ferrihydriticus DSM 17813):
CTTGGCTTCCTTGAGACCGAGGCCGGTAATGGCGCGAACAACCTTGATGACATTGATTTTTTTGTCGCCGACAGTGGTCAGGACAACGTCAAATTCGTCTTTTTCCTCGACAGGGGCGGCAGCGCCGGCCCCGGGAGCGGCGGCCACGGCAACGGGCGCGGCTGCGGACACGCCGAACTTGTCTTCAAGCTCTTTGACCAATTCAGCCAGTTCCAGAACGCTCATGTTTTCGATGAAAGAGATAACCTGATCTTTAGTGATGTCTGCCATGGTACTTATATCCTCCATAATAGGTCTTTTTAGTCAGATAGCCGGATCCGAGATCAGGCAGCTTTTTTCTCTTGAATTGCACCAAGCACCTGCACCAGTGAACGGGGCACGGCCGCCAGGACACCGACAAAGTTGCTAACCGGGGCATTAATCGAGCCGAGCATTTTGGCAAGAAGAACTTCGCGGCTGGGCAGGTCCGCCAGAGCCTTGATGTCTTCAACGCTCAGGCGTTTTCCCTCAAGGGCGCCGGCCTTCAACTGAAACTTCTCGTTGTTTTTGGCGAATTCGCTCAACACTTTGGCCGGCGCAACCGGATCACCGCTGGCCAAGGCCATGGCCGTGGGGCCGGAAAGCTCAGCGTCAAGGCACTCAACCGTAGTTCCCTTGGCGGCAAGGCGCAACAAGGTGTTCTTAACCACCCGGTACTCCGCTCCGGCATTGCGCAACTCGACACGCAACTGGTTGAGCTTCTCGACATTGAGACCTCGATAATCCGCAAGAAACGCTGCTTTTACGGAAACGAGTTGTTCGGCCAGATCGGCCACCATTTTTTCCTTACTGCTTCTGTCCAATGTCTCTCCTCCTTTCTTTAAGAATTCACGGATGCTTGGC
Coding sequences:
- the rplL gene encoding 50S ribosomal protein L7/L12 — translated: MADITKDQVISFIENMSVLELAELVKELEDKFGVSAAAPVAVAAAPGAGAAAPVEEKDEFDVVLTTVGDKKINVIKVVRAITGLGLKEAKDLVEGAPQPVKQGLTKAEAEDLKKQLEEAGAGVELK
- the rplJ gene encoding 50S ribosomal protein L10, yielding MDRSSKEKMVADLAEQLVSVKAAFLADYRGLNVEKLNQLRVELRNAGAEYRVVKNTLLRLAAKGTTVECLDAELSGPTAMALASGDPVAPAKVLSEFAKNNEKFQLKAGALEGKRLSVEDIKALADLPSREVLLAKMLGSINAPVSNFVGVLAAVPRSLVQVLGAIQEKKAA